In a single window of the Bradyrhizobium sp. ORS 285 genome:
- a CDS encoding pentapeptide MXKDX repeat protein, with product MTSRSRLILAFSAAALAFSVAAAPAAFAEDKMGKDDGMKKDSISHDSMKKDTMAKDSMKKDSMSKDGMKKDDGMMKKN from the coding sequence ATGACTTCTCGCAGCCGCCTCATCCTCGCTTTCTCTGCCGCCGCTCTCGCCTTCAGCGTCGCCGCTGCGCCTGCGGCCTTTGCCGAGGACAAGATGGGCAAGGACGATGGGATGAAGAAGGACTCGATATCCCACGACAGCATGAAGAAGGACACGATGGCCAAGGACAGCATGAAGAAAGACAGCATGTCCAAGGACGGGATGAAGAAGGACGACGGCATGATGAAGAAGAACTGA